The following coding sequences are from one Leptolyngbya sp. NIES-3755 window:
- a CDS encoding hypothetical protein (conserved hypothetical protein;~similar to AA sequence:cyanobase_aa:LBDG_05010), which yields MSQEVVGWLNEVKDLQQQVKAAKAAAQSAHASTDNWRKRYEIEAEQRRTETLALQKTIAELQAELDRLKNPPVIEIDSEIAQFQTVDELQAKLAEVWSDRNQLAEDLKAEQLSHAQTRKNLTTALGDTVDMLSKFKQT from the coding sequence ATGTCTCAAGAGGTAGTGGGTTGGCTGAATGAAGTCAAAGACCTACAGCAGCAAGTGAAGGCAGCGAAGGCTGCGGCACAATCGGCACATGCCAGCACAGATAATTGGCGGAAACGCTATGAAATTGAAGCGGAACAGCGGCGGACAGAAACCTTGGCGTTGCAGAAAACGATCGCTGAACTTCAGGCAGAACTCGATCGATTGAAGAATCCGCCTGTGATTGAGATAGACAGTGAAATCGCTCAGTTTCAAACGGTTGACGAACTGCAAGCGAAACTGGCTGAAGTGTGGAGCGATCGTAATCAACTCGCTGAAGATCTTAAGGCAGAGCAATTAAGCCATGCTCAGACTCGCAAAAATCTCACAACGGCTTTGGGTGACACGGTAGATATGCTCTCGAAGTTCAAGCAAACCTAG